The genomic segment GCGACGCGCTGTCCACGAAGGACATCCTGACACACGTGGAAGGAGTTGTGGGACGGAAGCTGGACGGACTTCGTAAATCGCTCCAACCGGAAGCGAGGGAACGATGGGACGAATTCGTGCGCTTGTATGACGATGTTGCGGCTGTGGGAAGGTTCATCGATGAACTTCAGACGAACTAAGCCTCGTCTCCCGGCCTTGGCGCTCGCCATTGTTCTCCTGCCCGTTTCCGGGGCGCTCGCCGAGGTCACCGTGGATGACCCCGGGACATACGTGGTCGATCGCGCCGGCGTTATTGACGCTTCGCTGGAAAGAGAGCTGGAGAACGTACTTGGCGAACTGGAGCGCAAGACCGGCGCTCAAGTGAAGATCCTCACCGTTCCCACCACCGAAGGTGAGTCTATTTTCGATTTCTCCGTGCGCCACGCGCAGCGCTGGAAGCTCGGGCAAAAGGGCAAGGACAACGGTGTTCTGATGACCCTGGCCGTGAAGGAGCGCTCCGACCAGATTCAGGTTGGATACGGGCTCGAGGGCGTTCTGCCCGACACGTGGCTGGGGGCGCTGCGGCGGAAGGTGATGGTCCCGAGATTCAAACAGGGCAAGATCGGTGAAGGTCTGGCCGCGGGTGCCTTGGCCATCGCCAATAAGATAGCGGAATCGGAGAATATGACACTGGAGGGCGCGTCTTCCCAGGCGGCGCCCCGGGTTCAATCATCGCGCGCCCCCCCGGTCGAAGCCGCCGGAAGCTGCTGCGTGGGGGTGATACCGTTCCTGATACTTCTCAGCATTATCGCTTCGGCAAGTCGCCGACGTCGGCGTTATGGCGGCAGCGGCGGACTGTGGGGCGCCCTGATCCTGGCGCAGATGTTGGGAGGCATGTCGCGGGGTGGACGGGGTTCGTTCGGTGGGGGCGGCGGCTTTGGCGGTGGTTTCGGGGGCGGTTTCGGCGGCGGATCGTTTGGCGGCGGGGGCTCGTTCGGAGGAGGCGGTGCCGGTGGCAGTTGGTAAGGAATGTCCACGTTGCGGTGCGGCCGTCGCTCGCCAGGGAGGGTTCTGCCCTTCCTGCGGCGCGGCGCTGAGCGGAAAGCGAGGTGCGTCTGTGAGTTTCGGCAAAGTCCTTCTGGTGATGTTTCTTGCGCTGGCGGGCGCGCTGGTTATCGTCGGCGGCTGTGTCTATTCGGGCTACAATCGGGCCGTTACGCTCGAGGAGAACGTAAAGGGGGCCTGGTCGCAGGTCGAAAATCAGCTTCAGCGGCGGTTCGACCTCGTTCCCAATCTCGTCGAAACCGTGAAGGGCTATGCTTCCCACGAGGAGAAAATCTTCACCAACATCGCCGAGTCGCGCCAGGCCTACTTCCAGGCCAAGGACAAGGGCTCCGTCAGTGGCATGGCCAAGGCTGCGACGGGTTTCGAGTCCGCCCTCTCGCGCCTGCTTGTGCTGCGCGAAAGCTATCCTGATCTGAAAGCCAACGAGTCGTTCAACAACCTTATGGTGGCGATCGAGGGTTCGGAGAATCGGCTTGCCGTCGAGCGGAAACGGTACAACGACGCCGTCCGGCAGTTGAACACCTTCACGCGAAGACTGCTGGGGCGGTTCTACTCCTCCCTGGCAGGCGTGGCGCCGGCCGAGTACTTTGAAGCACCGGAGGAGGCAAAGACGGCGCCCAAGGTGGATTTCTCCCGCAACTCCGAGGACACTGGCCGCAGTCGAGATGAGGTCCCACAAGGCGGGGACGACGGCGGCTGACAACAAGCCGTTCGTCGAACCGCGGGATTCATGAAATGAGCTCGCTCAATCTGATTCACGAGAGTGTTCAGGACTACTACGGGCGTGTGCTGGGAGGAACGCGCGACCTGAAGACCAGCGCCTGCTGCACCGGGGAGAGCATGCCGGCGCACGTGCGGGCGCTGCTGCCACGGATTAAGCCTGAAATCCGCGAACGATTCTACGGCTGCGGTTCGCCGATCCCTCCGGCGATCGAGGGCTGCACGGTGCTCGACCTCGGATGCGGCACGGGGCGCGACAGCTACATCTGCTCGGCGCTGGTCGGATCGAAGGGGCAGGTCTTGGGCCTGGACATGACGCCCGAGCAGCTCGACATTGCCCGCCGTCATCAACAATCTCAGGCCGAGCGATTTGGATTGCCTGAGCCCAACACGACTTTCATGCAGGGCTACCTGGAAGACTTGGCTGCGGCCGGCATCGGGGACGAATCCGTCGACGTGACCATTTCGAATTGTGTCCTGAATCTCGCGCCGAATAAGCAACGCGTATTCGACGAGATTTACCGGGTTCTCAAGCCGGGCGGAGAGCTATTGTTTTCCGATGTGTTCGCGGACCGCCGTCTCCCGCAAGAGTGGATGGACGATCCGGTGCTGCTCGGCGAGTGCCTGGCTGGGGCCATGTATTTCGAGGACTTCCGTCGCATGATGGTTCGCAGGGGCATTCCGGACGTACGGGTTGTTCATCGCCGGCCAATGACGCTGGGCAACGCCGCCATTGAAGAGAAGGTGGGCCCCGTTCGGTTCGAGTCCGTGACGGTGCGCATATTCAAGCTTGCCGATCTGGAAGATCAGCAGGAAGACTACGGGCACATTGCCACCTATCTCGGTTCGATGTCGCATGCCTCCGGCGGATTCGCCCTCGATCAAAACCACGTCTTTCCGGCGGGCAAACCCACCCCGGTGAGTGGCAATACAGCCGCAATCCTGACCGCCACGCGGTATTCAAAACACTTCAAGGTCCGGGGAGATCGGTCGCGGCATTTCGGTTTGTTCGCGGCCGCCGGTGCGACGCCAGGGAGTACCGCCGCCCCATCCTGCTGTTGACTGCCCCTCAGCATGCCGCCGTCTTGACGCACGGAGTTCTCCGTGGATACTTGAGGCTGACAAATCCGGCGCGTTGTCGAGCCCGTGGAGCGCGGTCCGCTTCGGTTCGTCAATTCGTCGTCCATCAACTGGAGGAATTGGATATGGCAGGACGTTTTTTCTTGACCCGAAGTGCGCTGAGCGCGGTGCTGGCGATGGTTCTTTCCGGTT from the Phycisphaerae bacterium genome contains:
- a CDS encoding methyltransferase domain-containing protein codes for the protein MSSLNLIHESVQDYYGRVLGGTRDLKTSACCTGESMPAHVRALLPRIKPEIRERFYGCGSPIPPAIEGCTVLDLGCGTGRDSYICSALVGSKGQVLGLDMTPEQLDIARRHQQSQAERFGLPEPNTTFMQGYLEDLAAAGIGDESVDVTISNCVLNLAPNKQRVFDEIYRVLKPGGELLFSDVFADRRLPQEWMDDPVLLGECLAGAMYFEDFRRMMVRRGIPDVRVVHRRPMTLGNAAIEEKVGPVRFESVTVRIFKLADLEDQQEDYGHIATYLGSMSHASGGFALDQNHVFPAGKPTPVSGNTAAILTATRYSKHFKVRGDRSRHFGLFAAAGATPGSTAAPSCC
- a CDS encoding TPM domain-containing protein translates to MNFRRTKPRLPALALAIVLLPVSGALAEVTVDDPGTYVVDRAGVIDASLERELENVLGELERKTGAQVKILTVPTTEGESIFDFSVRHAQRWKLGQKGKDNGVLMTLAVKERSDQIQVGYGLEGVLPDTWLGALRRKVMVPRFKQGKIGEGLAAGALAIANKIAESENMTLEGASSQAAPRVQSSRAPPVEAAGSCCVGVIPFLILLSIIASASRRRRRYGGSGGLWGALILAQMLGGMSRGGRGSFGGGGGFGGGFGGGFGGGSFGGGGSFGGGGAGGSW
- a CDS encoding LemA family protein gives rise to the protein MFLALAGALVIVGGCVYSGYNRAVTLEENVKGAWSQVENQLQRRFDLVPNLVETVKGYASHEEKIFTNIAESRQAYFQAKDKGSVSGMAKAATGFESALSRLLVLRESYPDLKANESFNNLMVAIEGSENRLAVERKRYNDAVRQLNTFTRRLLGRFYSSLAGVAPAEYFEAPEEAKTAPKVDFSRNSEDTGRSRDEVPQGGDDGG